In one Antennarius striatus isolate MH-2024 chromosome 1, ASM4005453v1, whole genome shotgun sequence genomic region, the following are encoded:
- the LOC137598735 gene encoding ephrin-B2a-like, whose translation MGTISWGCGALILLAVICPCRAATMDSVHWSNSNTKFSSGLGLVLYPQIGDKMDIVCPLADASSGAKEEFYRVYLVSRSQMESCAVENTDTPLLNCDKPHQDVKFTFKFQEFSPNLWGLEFLKGKDYYITSTSTGSLPGLDNTNGGVCRTKSMKLVLRVGQSSSDPPSTFQESPTRFPLTRPKSKTKTKDPVGLDQNMKNTGSDQEQTDSPGGIGPESGLLMWVVSGCVILFLVIIILLLVLWRYNRHRCVPENRQSTSVSLNTLAVPKRDSISSDNNGSDRSDAVFPLRGSDSMTCHHYERVSCDYGPPVYIVQEITPQSPTNIYYKV comes from the exons ATGGGGACAATCTCATGGGGCTGCGGTGCACTGATCCTGCTGGCTGTCATTTGCCCGTGTCGTGCTGCCACTATGGACTCCGTCCACTGGAGTAACTCCAACACAAA GTTTAGCTCGGGCCTGGGTCTGGTCCTGTATCCTCAGATAGGGGACAAGATGGACATTGTGTGTCCCCTGGCAGATGCTTCATCGGGGGCAAAGGAGGAGTTCTACCGAGTATACCTGGTCTCCCGGAGTCAGATGGAGAGCTGCGCTGTGGAGAACACCGACACACCCCTGCTGAACTGCGACAAACCTCATCAGGATGTTAAATTCACATTTAAGTTCCAGGAGTTCAGCCCTAACCTGTGGGGACTGGAGTTCCTGAAGGGGAAGGATTATTATATCACCT CCACCTCTACGGGCTCTCTGCCAGGTCTGGATAACACTAATGGAGGGGTTTGTCGCACCAAATCCATGAAGCTGGTGCTGAGAGTCGGCCAAA GTTCTTCAGATCCGCCTTCGACTTTCCAGGAGTCTCCCACCAGATTCCCTCTTACCCGACCCAAGTCCAAGACCAAGACCAAGGACCCCGTCGGGTTGGATCAGAATATGAAAA ACACCGGCTCAGATCAAGAACAAACAGACTCTCCTGGCGGCATTGGCCCGGAGTCAGGACTGTTAATGTGGGTTGTCTCCGGATGCGTGATCCTGTTTCTGGTCATCATAATTCTGCTGCTTGTGCTGTGGAGGTACAATCGCCACCGTTGTGTCCCAGAGAACCGGCAGTCCACCTCTGTGTCCCTCAACACTTTGGCGGTGCCAAAACGGGACAGCATCAGCAGCGACAACAATGGCTCCGACCGCAGCGATGCCGTCTTTCCCCTGCGGGGTTCTGACAGCATGACGTGTCATCATTATGAGCGCGTGAGCTGCGACTACGGGCCTCCTGTGTACATCGTTCAGGAGATAACACCCCAGAGCCCTACCAACATCTACTACAAAGTCTAA
- the LOC137594563 gene encoding prostaglandin D2 receptor 2, whose translation MADMNGTQIPLSAVVQHLSSNNSSWQTEAIRGIQITATLLIFLVGVPLNGLVVWVLGLRSHRHLARRGSCEETRAASSFRIYVLNLALADLVLLLRTPLMLGFVAHNYSWPFGQVFCRMIMFLRGLGLYTSAFLLCAVAVERCMCLLKPVWAGMRRPSWAVPLACGIMWLVATVLSAPYLHSAVLKEVNGKYFCLESGKFNMALFVTETIAGFILPLLLFLGSNLAVLLRLHRGAPPTPTSSFNFSAARRMNRMYHVLFFTMLLFLTCWVPYFFCRFLRALAEGDPGRTELYARANKGTYVSLFLVYIKSALNPVLYVFAARGLSRAIKASLISTIERLFNDDSMDSIRRKSLKNSLKNSQM comes from the exons ATGGCTGATATGAATGGAACACAGATTCCTTTGAGTGCAGTCGTCCAACACTTATCCAGCAATAACAGCTCCTGGCAGACAGAGGCCATCAGGGGAATCCAAATCACGGCCACTCTCCTCATCTTCCTG GTGGGGGTGCCTCTGAATGGGCTGGTGGTTTGGGTCCTGGGCCTGCGGAGTCATCGTCACCTGGCCCGCAGAGGAAGCTGCGAGGAGACGCGCGCCGCCAGCAGTTTCCGCATTTACGTCCTGAACCTGGCTCTGGCCGACCTGGTTCTGCTCCTGCGGACCCCCCTCATGTTGGGTTTTGTCGCTCACAACTACAGCTGGCCGTTCGGCCAAGTCTTCTGCCGCATGATCATGTTCCTGCGGGGGCTGGGGCTGTACACGTCCGCATTCCTCCTGTGCGCCGTGGCCGTGGAGCGGTGCATGTGCCTGCTGAAGCCCGTGTGGGCCGGCATGAGACGGCCGTCCTGGGCGGTCCCTCTGGCCTGTGGCATCATGTGGCTGGTCGCCACCGTGCTGTCCGCCCCCTACCTCCACAGCGCCGTGCTGAAGGAAGTGAATGGCAAATACTTCTGCTTGGAGAGTGGCAAGTTCAACATGGCGCTGTTTGTCACAGAAACCATCGCTGGTTTCATCCTGCCCCTGCTGCTGTTCTTGGGGAGTAACCTGGCGGTTCTCCTCAGGCTTCATCGAGGTGCACCCCCAACACCAACTTCCTCTTTTAACTTTTCAGCCGCCCGCAGGATGAACAGGATGTACCACGTCCTCTTTTTCAccatgctcctcttcctcacctgctgGGTGCCCTATTTCTTCTGTCGGTTCCTGCGGGCCTTGGCTGAAGGAGATCCCGGACGAACCGAACTGTATGCCAGAGCGAACAAAGGCACGTATGTGTCCTTGTTCCTGGTGTACATCAAGAGCGCACTCAACCCCGTCCTGTACGTGTTCGCGGCGCGGGGTTTGAGCCGCGCCATCAAGGCCTCCCTGATCTCCACCATCGAACGCCTCTTCAATGACGACTCCATGGATTCCATACGAAGGAAGTCGCTTAAAAACTCACTGAAGAACTCCCAGAtgtag